GCGCTGCGCGTAGCGAGAGCGTAGTGCGGCTGCTTCAACTCTCAACGAGGTTGGATCGGCCAAGAAAGGAACGCAATGAGCCACATGTGGCGTTTCTGGTCCCAGGGGCAACGTCAGTGCCGGTCGGCGACGACCTGAAGGTGGGCAGGCGTGTGCCTCACGCGGGCGGGGCGGTGGCGGGGAGGTTGCCGTCCCGGCCGCGTAACAGGGAACCGTCCCGGGCGTAACACGGCCGACGCACGCTGAACGGTATGCAGAGCACCGTGACGCCCACGCACTGCCCGTACTGCGCCCTGCAGTGCGGGATGAACCTGACGCCCGTGCCGGACGGGACCGTCGAGGTGAGCGAGCGCGCGGATTTCCCGGTGAACAGGGGCGCGCTGTGCGGCAAGGGCCGTACGGCGGCGGCGGTGCTCGCGCGCGAGGCCCGTCTGAACTCCCCGTTGGTGCGCGACGAGGGCGGCTCGCTGGTGCCCGCCTCCTGGGACGAGGCGCTGGACCGGATCGCCGCGGGGCTGGGCGGCACGCGCGCGCGGTACGGGCCGGACGCGGTCGGCGTGTTCGGCGGAGGCGGGCTGACGAACGAGAAGGCGTACACGCTCGGCAAGTTCGCGCGGGTCGTGCTCGGCACGTCCCAGATCGACTACAACGGGCGTTTTTGCATGTCGTCGGCGGCGGCGGCCGGCATCAAGGCGTTCGGGCTGGACCGCGGGCTGCCCTTCCCGCTGGAGGACATCCCGAAGTCCGGCTGCGTGATCCTGGTCGGGTCGAACCTCGCGGAGACCATGCCGCCGGCGCTGCGGTTCTTCACCGAGCTGAAGGAGAACGGCGGCACGCTGATCGTCATCGACCCGCGCCGCACGAAGACCGCCGAACACGCGGACCTGCACCTGGCGCCCCGGCCGGGCACGGATCTGGCCCTCGCCCTGGGTCTGCTGCACCTGGTGATCGCCGAGGGGCGGGTGGACGAGGAGTACGTGCGGGAGCGCACGGCCGGCTGGGAGGACGCGCGGGCGGCGGCGATGGCGCACTGGCCGGAGTACGTGGAGCGGATCACGGGGGTGTCCGTTCCCGAACTCCGGGAGACCGTACGACTGTTCTGCGAGCCGGAGTCGGCGATGGTGCTCACCGCCCGGGGACCCGAGCAGCAGTCCAAGGGCACGGACACGGTCGGCGCGTGGATCAACCTGTGCCTGGCGACCGGCCGGGCGGGCCGCCCGCTGTCCGGGTACGGCTGTCTGACCGGCCAGGGCAACGGGCAGGGCGGGCGCGAACACGGGCAGAAGGCCGACCAGTTGCCGGGCTACCGCAAGCTCGACGACCCGGCCGCGCGGGCGCATGTCGCCGGGGTGTGGGGTGTCGACCCGGACAGCCTGCCCGGCCCGGGGCGCAGCGCGTACGAGCTTTTGGACGCGCTGGGCACCGACATCAGGTCGCTGCTGCTGATGGCGTCCAACCCGGTGGTGTCGGCGCCGCGGGCCGCGCACATCGAGGAGCGCATCCGGTCGCTGGACTTCCTGGCGGTCTGTGACGTGGTGCTGTCGGAGACGGCGGCGCTCGCGGACGTGGTCCTGCCGGTCACCCAGTGGGCCGAGGAGACGGGCACGACGACGAACCTGGAGGGCAGGGTCCTGCTGCGGCGCCG
This is a stretch of genomic DNA from Streptomyces hawaiiensis. It encodes these proteins:
- a CDS encoding molybdopterin oxidoreductase family protein, whose amino-acid sequence is MQSTVTPTHCPYCALQCGMNLTPVPDGTVEVSERADFPVNRGALCGKGRTAAAVLAREARLNSPLVRDEGGSLVPASWDEALDRIAAGLGGTRARYGPDAVGVFGGGGLTNEKAYTLGKFARVVLGTSQIDYNGRFCMSSAAAAGIKAFGLDRGLPFPLEDIPKSGCVILVGSNLAETMPPALRFFTELKENGGTLIVIDPRRTKTAEHADLHLAPRPGTDLALALGLLHLVIAEGRVDEEYVRERTAGWEDARAAAMAHWPEYVERITGVSVPELRETVRLFCEPESAMVLTARGPEQQSKGTDTVGAWINLCLATGRAGRPLSGYGCLTGQGNGQGGREHGQKADQLPGYRKLDDPAARAHVAGVWGVDPDSLPGPGRSAYELLDALGTDIRSLLLMASNPVVSAPRAAHIEERIRSLDFLAVCDVVLSETAALADVVLPVTQWAEETGTTTNLEGRVLLRRRAITPPEGIRSDLEVLHELAARLGVEKGFPTDPEEVFEELRRASAGGAADYSGITYRRLVEEDGVFWPCPAAVEAAGEGADTLPDAPAGQTPGVHPGTPRLFLDRFATADGRARFVPVSHRAIAEEPDEEYPVLLTTGRVVAQYQSGAQTRRVAELNAAAPGPFVELHPRLAARLGAAEGDPVAVVSRRGRAVAPARITNAIRPDTVFMPFHWPGEGRANTLTNPALDPTSRMPEFKACAVRLEAVRR